The following are encoded in a window of bacterium SCSIO 12643 genomic DNA:
- a CDS encoding TIGR01777 family oxidoreductase, with protein MKKMVIAGGSGFIGMHLAQFFTAKGYQVIILTRQPEHHDNGITFKNWDGQHLGEWVSALEGAETLINLSGKSVDCRYTKKNKAAILNSRVLPTRVLSQAIATLKHPPQLWINASTATIYKHSLHKAMTESNGDIGNDFSMGVAQAWEKEFFTLYTPKTRKVATRVSLVLGPNDGVYPVLKRLAQFGLGGYHGTGQQKFAWIHIQDLLHIFDFIVQNDTVTGPINCTSPHTITNREFMAALRSSLHIPLGIPTPTPLLNIGAFFLRTEPELILKSRYVYPEKLLQYGFEFQFGDLKRALTSLSH; from the coding sequence ATGAAAAAGATGGTCATTGCAGGCGGCAGTGGGTTTATAGGGATGCACCTGGCTCAATTCTTTACCGCAAAGGGATATCAGGTAATTATTTTAACCCGTCAACCCGAACACCACGACAACGGTATCACTTTTAAGAATTGGGATGGGCAACATCTCGGTGAATGGGTTTCTGCACTGGAAGGTGCAGAAACCCTCATTAATCTGAGTGGGAAATCTGTGGATTGCCGATATACCAAAAAGAATAAAGCCGCCATTCTTAATTCCAGAGTTCTGCCTACGCGGGTATTGAGTCAAGCTATAGCCACCTTAAAACACCCTCCGCAATTGTGGATCAATGCGAGTACGGCTACCATCTACAAACATTCTCTGCATAAAGCCATGACCGAATCCAACGGAGATATTGGAAATGATTTTTCGATGGGTGTGGCCCAAGCCTGGGAAAAAGAATTCTTTACACTCTATACACCCAAAACCAGAAAGGTAGCTACACGCGTATCGTTGGTATTGGGCCCGAATGATGGTGTATATCCGGTATTGAAAAGACTTGCTCAATTTGGATTGGGTGGTTATCATGGCACCGGACAACAAAAATTTGCATGGATTCATATTCAGGATTTGCTGCACATTTTTGATTTTATCGTGCAAAACGATACCGTTACCGGACCGATCAACTGTACCAGTCCGCATACCATTACCAACCGGGAATTTATGGCTGCCTTAAGATCTTCTTTACATATTCCTCTTGGGATTCCAACACCGACTCCACTATTGAATATTGGGGCCTTTTTTCTCAGAACCGAACCGGAACTTATTTTAAAAAGCCGGTATGTGTATCCGGAGAAACTTTTGCAATATGGTTTTGAGTTTCAGTTTGGGGATTTGAAGCGGGCTTTAACGAGTTTGAGTCATTGA
- a CDS encoding transcriptional regulator translates to MKLNEAKEKFIQQWGSLGSKWGINRTMAQIHALFLITEKELSAEEVMEALKISRGNANMNIRTLIDWGLVYKESKIGERKEFFKGEKDIWKVAQRVIKIRQRQELDPIVQSLTELQAVKSTEKNKEEVDHFLEQINNIKSLAELADTSLTKISNSNESWFLRTFMKLFK, encoded by the coding sequence ATGAAATTAAACGAAGCCAAGGAAAAATTTATTCAACAATGGGGCAGTCTCGGTTCCAAATGGGGAATTAATAGAACTATGGCTCAGATTCATGCCCTATTTTTAATTACCGAAAAAGAATTAAGTGCGGAGGAAGTGATGGAGGCTTTAAAAATCTCCAGAGGCAATGCCAATATGAATATCCGTACCCTGATCGATTGGGGATTGGTATACAAGGAATCTAAAATTGGGGAACGTAAGGAATTCTTTAAAGGCGAAAAAGACATTTGGAAAGTCGCACAGCGCGTGATTAAAATTCGTCAAAGACAGGAGTTAGATCCGATAGTACAATCGCTTACAGAATTACAAGCTGTAAAATCAACTGAAAAAAATAAAGAGGAAGTAGATCACTTCTTAGAGCAAATCAATAATATCAAATCATTGGCGGAGCTGGCAGATACCTCTCTCACCAAAATCAGTAACTCCAATGAAAGTTGGTTCCTCAGAACCTTCATGAAGCTATTTAAATAA